The Anoplopoma fimbria isolate UVic2021 breed Golden Eagle Sablefish chromosome 5, Afim_UVic_2022, whole genome shotgun sequence genome contains a region encoding:
- the mmp25b gene encoding matrix metalloproteinase-17, with protein sequence MELGLLLLMLLTLTGNISAALEQYRAVDWLSRYGYLPPPDPRTSKLQTKEGIEKAIRVMQRFGGVQETGVLDNETLKLMSTPRCSLPDIVGNEDMLRRKRRRRKRYALSGLKWHKTDLTWSVHSYPTPSLSPGLSSSLVDQILTRAFKAWSDEAPLSFRHLPSDIRGAATGGDIRVTFSRLLHDDGYPFDGQGGTLAHAFFPGRDEVAGDTHFDDDEIWSYGGQSGSTDLFTVAVHEFGHALGLSHSSSDPSIMRPYYQGPVGDISKFQLAADDRNAIQQLYGVKNGRPPGGDDPDLPRLPSPPPPRPTQPSDPSHTERCQGGFDAVANIRGEVFFFKGAQFWRTKRDGSLSSLNPAQIKNFWIGLPSGTNKIDAVYERKSDSSIIFFIGSQYWVFKDREAMSGYPRPLSEWGMRTKSGGLVDRVEAAFIWAHNGKTYLFSGGEFWRFDESRNGEHVTRQLEPGYPRDNSLWGGVPTNMDDIISWGEGDAYFFKDNLYWVLKNGGLNQDVVTPKSIAVDWLRCPAPPATSTPKDCICDLKGSSSFLRSSWLLLIFVILISK encoded by the exons ATGGAGTTGGGTCTTCTGCTGTTGATGCTTTTGACCTTAACGGGAAACATATCAGCAGCACTGGAGCAGTACAGAGCCGTG GACTGGTTGAGCAGATATGGCTACCTTCCTCCTCCTGACCCGCGCACCAGTAAACTGCAGACCAAAGAAGGGATTGAGAAAGCCATTCGTGTCATGCAGAGATTCGGCGGGGTCCAGGAAACCGGGGTCCTCG ACAATGAAACCCTCAAACTCATGTCTACGCCTCGATGCTCTCTCCCTGATATTGTTGGGAATGAGGAcatgctgaggaggaagaggaggaggaggaagagatacGCCCTGTCAGGCTTGAAGTGGCATAAGACAGACCTCACATGGAG TGTCCACAGCTACCCTACGCCCTCCCTCTCACCCGGCCTTTCTAGCAGTTTGGTGGACCAGATCCTGACTCGCGCCTTCAAAGCCTGGAGCGACGAGGCCCCCTTGAGTTTCCGTCATCTGCCGAGTGACATTAGGGGGGCGGCAACTGGAGGGGACATCAGAGTGACTTTTTCCCGCTTGCTCCACGACGACGGGTACCCTTTTGACGGCCAGGGTGGCACCCTGGCCCACGCCTTCTTCCCTGGCAGGGATGAAGTGGCGGGTGACACACACTTTGATGACGATGAGATTTGGAGCTATGGAG GTCAAAGTGGCAGCACAGACTTGTTCACAGTTGCAGTGCACGAGTTCGGGCACGCGCTGGGCCTGTCCCATTCCTCGTCCGATCCGTCCATCATGAGGCCCTACTACCAGGGTCCTGTAGGAGACATCTCAAAATTCCAGCTGGCCGCGGACGACAGGAACGCCATCCAGCAGCTTTATG GTGTGAAGAACGGCAGACCACCAGGAGGTGATGATCCGGACCTCCCACGCCTTCCCAGTCCACCTCCTCCTAGACCAACACAACC GTCTGATCCCTCACACACCGAGCGCTGTCAGGGAGGCTTTGATGCAGTGGCAAATATCAGGGGAGAGGTCTTCTTTTTTAAAG GTGCACAATTCTGGAGAACTAAGCGAGATGGGTCTTTGAGTTCCCTCAATCCGGCTCAGATCAAGAACTTCTGGATCGGCCTCCCGTCAGGAACGAACAAGATCGATGCAGTGTACGAGAGAAAGAGTGACAGCAGCATCATCTTCTTTATTG GATCTCAGTACTGGGTCTTCAAGGACAGGGAGGCCATGAGTGGCTACCCTCGGCCCCTCTCTGAATGGGGCATGAGGACAAAGAGCGGGGGGCTGGTGGACAGAGTGGAGGCGGCCTTCATCTGGGCCCACAACGGCAAGACCTACCTGTTCAGCGGTGGGGAGTTTTGGAGGTTTGACGAGAGCCGTAACGGCGAACATGTAACCAGGCAGCTGGAGCCAGGCTACCCACGGGACAATAGCCTCTGGGGAGGAGTGCCAACCAACatggatgacatcatcagctgGGGAGAAG GAGATGCCTACTTCTTCAAGGACAACCTTTACTGGGTGCTGAAGAACGGAGGACTGAACCAAGATGTCGTTACTCCTAAATCCATCGCAGTAGACTGGCTCAGAtgtccagctcctcctgcaacCTCCACTCCAAAGGATTGCATCTGTGACTTGAAGGGATCATCTTCATTTCTTAGAAGCAGCTGGCTCCTACTGATCTTTGTCATATTAATTAGCAAATAA
- the ca15b gene encoding carbonic anhydrase XVb encodes MKWIGAVLAVCVLVPSAHCASDAIPWCYHLPTCNDVTWPTIATKFCNGSRQSPIDIVSASAHIDSKLTAFTFYNFSSNTSLKKIENTGKTVKVTFNSGVKISGGDLSEVYDSLQFHLHWGNGFSVPGSEHTVNGKRYPMELHIVNIKSSYNGNTTQAVADSTGLAALGFLIEEMEGNATGQPASWFTLSSYLSSISNGGESVSVKAGISLDDLLPGVDRTKYFRYLGSLTTPSCNEAVVWTVFKETVKVSRDVINMFSKITHISNSTSPIIINNYRNLQPAQRVTTTSSTSKTCASLGLLALSLLLRT; translated from the exons ATGAAGTGGATCGGAGCTGTCCTCGCGGTGTGCGTCCTCGTGCCCAGCGCCCACTGTGCCTCGGACGCAATCc CCTGGTGTTATCATCTGCCAACCTGCA ATGATGTTACCTGGCCAACCATTGCTACAAAGTTTTGCAATGGCAGCCGACAGTCGCCCATTGACATCGTCTCAGCATCTGCCCACATTGACTCCAAACTGACAGCATTCACGTTCTACAACTTCAGCAGCAACACCTCCTTGAAAAAGATCGAAAACACTGGCAAGACAG TCAAAGTCACCTTCAACAGCGGGGTCAAGATTTCAGGAGGAGATCTGTCCGAGGTCTATGACAGCCTGCAGTTCCATTTGCACTGGGGTAACGGTTTCTCTGTGCCTGGCTCCGAGCACACTGTGAATGGCAAGCGTTATCCCATGGAG CTTCACATTGTAAACATCAAGTCCTCCTATAATGGGAACACAACTCAAGCCGTTGCAGATTCTACAGGACTTGCTGCTCTTGGTTTCCTAATTGAG GAGATGGAAGGTAATGCCACTGGCCAACCTGCCAGCTGGTTCACCTTGAGCTCCTACCTAAGCAGCATCTCAAATGGTG GCGAATCAGTTTCCGTCAAAGCTGGAATATCACTGGATGATCTCCTACCCGGGGTGGATCGCACCAAGTATTTCCGCTACCTCGGCTCTTTGACCACCCCTTCTTGCAATGAGGCTGTGGTTTGGACTGTGTTCAAGGAAACAGTCAAAGTCAGCAGAGATGTG ATTAACATGTTCAGCAAAATAACCCACATCTCCAACAGCACATCACCCATAATAATCAACAACTACAGAAACCTCCAGCCAGCACAACGGGTCACAACTACCAGTTCTACCTCCAAAACTTGCGCCTCTCTGGGTCTGTTGGCCCTGAGCCTTCTTTTGAGGACTTAG